ATCTGCCGGCCGCGGCGGCGTTCGGCGCGAGCGTCGGCGCCGAACGGATCCGCACCCTGCTCGAGCTGCGCAGGCCGGCCGGCGAGGTCGACGTCCCCGAGCCCGCGCCCGGGGTCGTCGTGCGCACCTTCGTCCCCGGCCAGGACGATGCGGCGTGGCTGCGCGTCAACGCCGAGGCGTTCGCGACCCACCCCGAGCAGGGCGCCTGGACGCAGCAGGACCTCGCCGAGCGGATGGCCGAGCCGTGGTTCGACCCGGCCGGGTTCTTCCTGGCCGAGCGCGACGGCGAGCTGCTCGCCTTCCACTGGACCAAGATCGCCGAGCCGCACACCGGGGAGGTGTACGTCGTGGGTGTCAGCCCACGCGCCCAGGGCCTGGGCCTCGGCCGGTTGATGACCGCGGTGGGGCTGGAGCACCTCAACCGGTCCGGCGTCCGCGAGATCACCCTGTTCGTCGACGGCGAGAACCGCACGGCGGTGTCCCTCTACCGCTCCCTCGGCTTCGACGACCACCACGCCGACGCCCAGTGGCGCACCCGCTGACCACCTGATACTCGCCGGAGCGCCACGCGGCGACCGTGGCTCGTTCACCTCCTGGACACCTTCTCGACACGGTGTGCTTTGGCTCACGGTGAGCCGAATTCATGTTCCGTTAACCCAGCGCGGTCTGCGGCGTCACCTTGCCTGCCTAACTTCGCTTCTGGGC
This window of the Cumulibacter manganitolerans genome carries:
- the mshD gene encoding mycothiol synthase, which gives rise to LPAAAAFGASVGAERIRTLLELRRPAGEVDVPEPAPGVVVRTFVPGQDDAAWLRVNAEAFATHPEQGAWTQQDLAERMAEPWFDPAGFFLAERDGELLAFHWTKIAEPHTGEVYVVGVSPRAQGLGLGRLMTAVGLEHLNRSGVREITLFVDGENRTAVSLYRSLGFDDHHADAQWRTR